A DNA window from Candidatus Bodocaedibacter vickermanii contains the following coding sequences:
- the hslU gene encoding ATP-dependent protease ATPase subunit HslU yields the protein MKSFTPKEIVSELDRYIIGQDQAKRAVAIALRNRWRRQQLDEVMREEVSPKNILMIGPTGVGKTEIARRLAKIDNAPFVKVEATKFTEVGYVGRDVEQIIRDLVEAAINIVQEESRNDVKVQAEGAAEEKIVDALVGKDASEETRNTFRARLQSGQLNDKTIDIEVPDTGGGNPFSSFDVPGGQMQMGMIDMSDMINKAIGGERTKTRKMNVLAAKKLLIQIESDRLLDKEVIIETAIRETEQNGIVFLDEVDKICSRSQRDGSVSREGVQRDLLPLLEGTTVTTKHGPVKTDHILFIASGAFHVSKPSDLLPELQGRLPIRVELEPLKEEDFVRILNEPENSLLKQYKALIETEGVGVNFTEEGVKHLARLAFNLNQSVENIGARRLHTVMEKLFEEISFNASENSGKSYAIDQDYVEEMVGKLSQNIDVSKFIL from the coding sequence ATGAAATCATTTACCCCAAAAGAAATCGTATCCGAATTAGATCGATATATCATCGGTCAAGATCAAGCGAAGCGAGCCGTCGCGATTGCATTGCGAAATCGTTGGCGTCGTCAGCAGTTGGACGAAGTCATGCGCGAAGAAGTTAGCCCTAAAAACATTTTAATGATAGGGCCCACAGGCGTTGGAAAAACAGAAATTGCGCGCAGATTAGCCAAGATTGATAATGCACCCTTTGTAAAAGTAGAAGCCACCAAGTTTACCGAGGTTGGTTATGTTGGTAGAGATGTTGAGCAAATCATTCGCGATTTAGTGGAAGCCGCTATTAATATAGTGCAAGAAGAATCCCGTAACGATGTAAAAGTTCAAGCTGAAGGTGCAGCAGAGGAAAAAATAGTTGATGCATTGGTTGGAAAAGATGCATCGGAAGAAACCCGAAATACCTTTCGTGCGCGCTTACAATCTGGACAATTGAACGATAAAACCATTGATATTGAAGTGCCTGATACTGGAGGAGGTAATCCATTCTCTTCATTTGATGTTCCTGGTGGACAAATGCAAATGGGCATGATCGATATGTCAGATATGATCAATAAAGCAATTGGGGGAGAGCGTACCAAAACTCGTAAAATGAATGTTTTAGCAGCCAAAAAACTATTGATCCAAATAGAATCTGATAGGTTGTTGGATAAAGAAGTTATAATTGAAACTGCTATTCGAGAAACCGAACAAAATGGTATCGTGTTTTTGGATGAAGTGGATAAAATTTGTAGCCGCAGTCAACGTGATGGTAGCGTTAGTAGAGAAGGCGTACAACGGGATTTGTTACCGTTATTAGAAGGAACGACTGTCACTACAAAGCATGGTCCCGTTAAGACAGATCACATATTGTTTATTGCATCGGGGGCGTTTCATGTTTCAAAGCCTTCGGATTTATTACCTGAATTGCAAGGGCGGTTGCCTATTCGTGTAGAATTAGAACCTTTAAAAGAAGAAGACTTTGTTCGAATTTTAAACGAACCAGAAAACAGCCTTCTTAAACAATATAAAGCATTGATTGAAACAGAAGGCGTTGGGGTTAATTTTACTGAGGAAGGTGTGAAGCATCTTGCTAGATTAGCGTTTAATTTGAATCAAAGCGTTGAAAATATTGGAGCAAGACGATTGCATACGGTAATGGAAAAGTTGTTTGAAGAGATTAGTTTTAATGCATCGGAAAACTCAGGCAAGTCATATGCTATTGATCAAGACTATGTTGAAGAGATGGTAGGCAAACTATCTCAAAATATTGATGTATCAAAGTTTATTTTATAA
- the hslV gene encoding ATP-dependent protease subunit HslV: protein MDSHSSHGLSPWHGTTILSIRRGSEVIVAGDGQVTMGQSIILKSNANKVRRLAEGRVIVGFAGATADAMTLFERLEGKIEQYPAQLKRACVELAKDWRTDKYLRRLEALMAVVDKEASLILTGTGDVLEPEDGIIGIGSGGAYALCAARALYAKCPEMPLDEMAHQAMTIAADICAFTSHKFVFESL from the coding sequence ATGGATTCTCACAGTTCTCACGGGTTAAGTCCTTGGCATGGTACGACTATTTTATCCATTCGTCGCGGCAGTGAAGTCATTGTTGCGGGAGATGGTCAAGTTACCATGGGGCAATCAATTATATTAAAAAGTAACGCAAATAAGGTTCGCCGTTTAGCTGAAGGTCGAGTCATTGTCGGTTTTGCGGGTGCAACCGCAGATGCAATGACACTGTTCGAACGGTTGGAAGGAAAAATAGAACAATATCCAGCGCAACTTAAACGTGCATGTGTAGAGCTTGCCAAAGATTGGCGAACAGACAAATACTTGCGCAGGTTAGAAGCCTTAATGGCCGTTGTTGATAAAGAGGCTTCGTTAATACTCACTGGGACTGGCGACGTCTTAGAACCGGAAGATGGTATTATAGGAATTGGATCTGGTGGTGCCTATGCATTGTGTGCAGCACGAGCGTTGTATGCAAAATGTCCAGAAATGCCATTGGATGAAATGGCACATCAAGCGATGACAATTGCTGCTGATATATGTGCATTTACCAGTCATAAATTTGTGTTTGAAAGTTTATAG
- a CDS encoding polyprenyl synthetase family protein, with amino-acid sequence MLISTSIAVRQDLNPLSELAFLFADKIKCVDTILQENAYSEVSVLPLISSHIIESGGKRIRPLLTLAAAQLCGEIDERAVTMAACVEFLHTATLLHDDVVDESLLRRGKPTAHTLWGNQMSVLTGDFLFAKLFQLLVQEGSLDILNLFVQTTQKIIEGEVLQISAKATTFVSREDYFGIIQSKTAVLFESALELGGLVAKGTVDQIAGLKSYAHNLGMSFQLIDDVLDYTADEAGLGKPIGNDFFEGQVTLPLIVLLERMAGVSRSLERLQETIVKINRDQADLNWVQILLSEYAVIPTIKTLAEEYAAKARDALDVFSDSRLKDVLMQLTHFVINRCN; translated from the coding sequence ATGTTGATCTCTACATCTATAGCAGTGCGACAGGATCTGAATCCATTAAGCGAATTAGCTTTTTTGTTTGCGGATAAAATTAAGTGCGTTGACACAATTTTGCAAGAAAATGCGTACAGCGAAGTGTCAGTATTGCCGCTGATCAGTTCCCATATTATTGAATCGGGGGGGAAGCGTATTCGCCCCCTGTTGACGTTGGCAGCAGCACAACTTTGTGGGGAAATAGATGAACGGGCAGTAACAATGGCAGCTTGTGTAGAGTTTTTACATACAGCGACACTGTTGCATGATGACGTTGTTGATGAAAGTCTTTTAAGACGGGGGAAACCCACGGCGCATACTCTTTGGGGAAACCAAATGAGCGTACTGACAGGTGACTTTTTATTTGCAAAGCTGTTTCAATTGTTAGTTCAAGAGGGCTCTTTAGATATCTTAAATTTATTTGTTCAAACGACTCAGAAAATTATCGAAGGAGAGGTCCTGCAAATTAGTGCAAAGGCAACTACGTTTGTAAGCCGTGAAGATTACTTTGGAATTATCCAATCTAAAACTGCTGTGTTATTCGAATCAGCTTTAGAATTAGGGGGGCTTGTTGCAAAGGGTACGGTTGATCAAATCGCAGGATTAAAATCTTATGCACATAATTTAGGCATGTCGTTCCAGCTTATTGATGATGTATTGGACTATACCGCTGATGAAGCTGGGTTAGGAAAACCCATCGGAAATGATTTTTTTGAAGGTCAAGTTACGCTGCCCTTGATTGTTTTATTAGAAAGAATGGCAGGCGTATCCAGAAGCTTGGAAAGGCTTCAAGAGACAATCGTGAAAATAAATCGTGATCAAGCAGACTTGAACTGGGTTCAAATATTATTGTCCGAATATGCTGTAATTCCCACCATTAAAACTTTGGCAGAAGAATATGCTGCCAAAGCGAGGGATGCGTTAGACGTATTTTCGGACAGTCGATTAAAAGATGTCTTAATGCAGTTGACGCATTTTGTAATTAATCGTTGCAATTAG